Part of the Antedon mediterranea chromosome 6, ecAntMedi1.1, whole genome shotgun sequence genome, ACAGGGCTAAGGTCTGGTCAAAATATGCTAAAGACATCATCAACTTTGTTGAGAAGAGAATGCATTATCGTAAGTCTACATCTTTATATTATCACCATATGTATTATCACCAGTCAAGTTTGGTCCTATATACACAAACATGTATTTTGCAAACAAATTATGTCTACATACCATTTTTGTCTTCCTGAATCAGGGGAGGAATACAATTTAAAGGACAACGTCTATAAAGCTGTAGGCAGGGGTTCGAAGAGtttgaactttgaactttaTATACTAAAAACAGGCAGTGGATGTAATGATAAATAAGCTTGCTGTATAGCTCAGGACACATTTCTGCCCATCCTACTTAGCCGGCAGGCAAATtacaatcttttttaaaatgaatttatttttccCCACCATTTCCAGTGTATTTTCAATTGATATTTAACCTTTTTCTGCCAAGACAATCACAGATAAATAAACACACTCCTTCTAAACCTCTTCCCTTCCCTGTATCAATCCTGACACAGGCTTGTGTTGTATTCTAGCATCTTATCATTTTACTGATACAATACATGAGTATTCATCATTGTATGTGACTCAGCACCAAGGTCATTGTTGAGGGGTTTCTTGTAGATTTCTCGAGTACATTTGCAAGAAACAGGCAATTAAAAAGACAGAACCAATATGCAATacctatattataatagtacTGAAGCTGACATCCATATTTTGTTGTTTCTATCTGTGCCAACACTTTCAATATTTCTGTAAAAAACCTTCTAATTCTCCCTAACCTTTAGTCTACAGTATGTTAGAATGGTGATTTCATAGTGTTTTTTAGACTTCTTCCTTCAACTTAGCAATTCCCATCTTTACATGTTACACAGTAGGTCTCAAAGACACTTgtgtattatttcaatttatttttcagaaatgGAATATACAAAGAATTTAGCGAAATTAGCAATGACAACAAAACCGATACTAAAGCAAGGAAGATTTTTAGCTTTTCAGACAGCTTTCATTTGCAGCCTTGATCAGGTACGTGTGCATAAAATGTAAACTGTGCAGGTGTATGGAAGACTGTCTTAACCACTTGACTTTAGCCACTCCTACCTATTTCTAATAACAACCCAGAATATGTCACAAGTAGACGTCAACCCCAATGGGACCAATGTCGTGgttcatttttataaatattaactgGATAGAGGGAcaaatcaattcaattcaactttatttaaccaTGGAGGCTCAGATcaatacatatacagtataagcAAGTTGCAGAAATCGCCATCCCAGCATCTAAACATGCGGATATAGCTAGCTTTGTGTGACACAGTACTTGTCAACAAACCACCGCCTCCATATTTAATTAACACATGCACCCTCTATAAAAGAAGACTATGTCGGAGCAGTGGTTAGAAATAAATCAACTACTATAAATACCAATCACATTTCAATATGTGGTAATAACTTTGCTTCACCTTTGACCTTCTTTTCAGGATGTTGAATATGCCACTAACTGTGAAGCAACTTGTAATCAGATTTCTGGACATAAATTTGTTGAGGTTTGTAATAATCCATTCTGgatgaaaatgttatttaaatgtccATCAAATAATCAGAGGATTTTCAGGAGACATTTTTTTCATTAGCATGGAGAGTTGATTTGATAGTGATTAGCACTCATGGAAATACTCAGGGTGCTGCCATGTGTATAATGTTGTAGATTGAATTTTGTacctgaataaaataaaatgtaaaaacaaaattatatctaTAAGCAAAAACAATGCTGTTATGTAGTCCTGGCTTAATTGTTGACTTGTGATCAAATTAGAAATAACATTATTGGATAATTACTTTAACAACAGGAATATGCCATAGGattataatatgttttatttcttAGAAAATCTAAATGTCTCTAATATTTAACCTTTTTGAATGTCTGTTTATATAATGATTTACTGATTGTTGCATGTagattatttaacattttctagTCTGATTccattataaaatgttttgtgtTCACATGTCAGTAATGCTTTTTTTTCGTATAGCAACTGGAACAAagaaaattagaacatgataaaagaagaaaagaagTTAGAATAAGATGGCACAAGATGAAGAAAGAAATGGTATAAAGTGTTTATcagaatattataaaataaatatttaaatcacAGAGGTGCAACATATTTAACACTGACAGTGTTTTTGCATCAGCCAAAGATGATACTCTATTTTATCTCATGTTGTATCACCCTCTAGTGTTTGGCAGGTAGTGTAGGAACCATTATTGTTTCCAtggaaatgaaaacaaaaatgagaCAGAAACAGAGGGGAATGCATTGAACATGTTAATTTTACATTGACTGCCCATCTGAATATTGTTGTAATTCATCTTTATATTGTTTCATAAATGGGATTTCAACTTTCTACCATTTTcatgtttatactgtattaaatgCTGTTTTCAAACTGTGGGTATTAGACTTTATGACTCCTATTTGCTATTCTGTGATGTTTGTAATCTTGACGCCGTTTATAACCATACATAAAATGGCAGCAATATCGGCATGGGTTTGGGGACGACTTGCTTCTGGTGGCGCAACAAGTTTTCTTGGATTAAAGGACTGTAAACTgtaggttcagtgtacacagtttacctgtgtgcactttaaagaagcCAATTCTTCATTGGTTGCTCCGGtgaacttgtcacaaaatagtCTCCTATTTAATTTGACAGTGTTTAATTTATTCTTGGTtatccttggccacatgtgcctaaagacatcaaataaaataaacactgcctaatttcttcatttatttttcattcataGAATGATTGCAAGTCAAATGTTGAGAAATCTAAACAACAATACCATACTCGTCACTTGGAATATGAGAAGGCGAGGGAAACAACTCAGCGAGTAGAATCAGACGCTTTGAACTTAAGCGGTGGGGTGACAAATTCAAAAGTGGAAAAGAGAAGAAAATTAGAAGATGAAGCGCAACTCAGAATGAAGGAAGCAGAAACTACACATAAAGGCTGTATTGCAGAGGCTAATCGTAAACAACAGGACATGTCTAATTTAAAGGtataaaatacagaaatatacACAAACCTACTTGAGACAGGTTTTTTAttggaaaaaatgaaaaatatattataataaaataaatagattataTAGATTTGGATAATacatttcacaatttttttagtttttgacaatatttttgtatttatttttatagaaagAATTAATTATTGATCTTCGAGAATCTTTGGACCACTGTGATCAAACAATGAAAGCTGTAAGTTTAcataaggccaaataaaaaaacatacttgttaagcgtcaccgcccgctcctgattatccagccgcctctctttttatttttattttttttttacccataTACAACAGAAAGTTTAGCGGCCCGGCCCAGCTCCAGAGCAGGGCTCaaaattcacgctagcaaactagcattttgctagtagattctttataattgctagttgaaaatttcaaaactagcaaatgtttgctaggctggtgtaatttttgaaaaatacgtacttCTTAGCTTAGCCACGCTAGCTAGCCACCGATCgctctatgtcgacaacggcaatttggtgaaaacaattgtttcatttacacgccgccgatttacgtcaaggaaacgcgaatagcaccgcGAATCATGtgtggtaaacagcaagctttttccccaacacattaaatcacgTGCATTTACAGtagtacgtcgctgaggattacatcatcagtcacgtgataGAATAcacgattatcaatttagggattactgaaataaatattttgcctacacagtggtcgaaacgcgttttttataggttcgtaaataggaaacaccccatacataatagactctaccaattttgtttacgatgatctcgcgctcgagatcggcacaccacaagggtcctgttgggcgatgggCCCGGCGATGCGTTTTCTTATGCCTGGTTTACCTGTGGAATAATTACACACACTTTtcgcatcacaactttaaatactgatttacacagcaattggcaacggattcatcaaagaagaatgaatacgttgaataaaaattcacttaagaaatgccgtaagctgttttcaaaatcagcccactataatttagtattattgagaccaacatcatgcttctcgcgatagggaatttcctggatagatgagtcgagcgagagacggcggacCATGGCCGCCGATGAGTGAGGCGGGGGTGgcagcttggacggattagcctagggcctacaatttcgctcggtggcaattaaatttaatgttttaattacgtctggatataaacaatacaaaactcaattttgtcatcggcaataatatttcatacatagtcaattttgttctgtttcgcattttaaaagtttgacgtttcgtcctaaaaaaaAGTGGGCCAAAACGTCCATCGCGCAAAATTATACCTccataaaaagtataaaaaaaaaaccgtccccccgcccctgaaaatttatgagggtgtgacgcttaacaagtatttttttttatttggcctaatgttttttcacatatttttatttttatgctaaGATGTATCTTTAGCATTGGTATAATGTAAAGCCCAACATTTTCGGGTGCCCTTTATTTTTTGCGATTGAACAACGATTGTAGCAAACGGCAAAAATACCATCGGCATGCTCTCCACCACCACAGAGATCCATTTGGCTGGCCGCCGGTGTTGCGTCCGTTCGTTGTTTTGTAGAAACAACAATAATTTGGTAGagtacattaattatgaggGTTTTCAATATCTAAGAGCCTATTAAACATGTGCATCACCCACTGTGTagcaaaaacatttatttattaacatccCTAAATTTACAATtgcatattttgtaattttactcgATGCTGTTCAACATTCATCGTGGAGGCAAAATACATTCTCCAATTTGGTTCAACACATTACACAAGAAACTCAAATCACAAAAATAAAGAAGGTCGCGAAATAGTTAAATATGTAAAATCGCGAACATTTAGGGCTGCCAAGTGAAATATATCAAATGACTTTGCCTATTGTATCATGGCAAATTTACAGTGTAAcaattgacaatttttttttaccatatctttaactgaaaaaataattcacaTTATACATTAGTGATGTGACAGTGTATTATAGGACTTTCCTAAAGatactaaacaaattaaaatacagtactgtattgagaatcatgtactgtatattggaTTTTTATATACTAACAATCTTTTTGTTTTCATAGGTAACCGCAAATTACTTCCAACTCCAGTATACCCTCTCTGCTCCTTCACCTGTCCAGGTAAATTTGAATGcgtttaatacatttatatattttcagattttcataatgtaacataatagttattcactttttgtaatttaaagcaaaaaatagtcagaCTTTCTGCCAGAcattggtttttggttaaatttaaccatttattttgtctttttagaaGTGAAAGTATGATttctttttgatttttttttctacagtagTAAATAACTTTCATAAAGTTgcaaaatgattttattaatcttaatttttcatgtttttggggaacacTACCTCTTTAAATCATGCAACTAGCGATTatcaaattgtttaataaacaaaatgatactaATACAGATTTCAATGACCAATCTAGAGTAATGTTAGACATTTGAATAACTAATAAATCAATCTTGGATTAGAAACTGAAAAgttgtatgttattgttattaaaacatttaatttatgttttaatccTTAATACTACATGTGATTTATGTttatagtttgatagtttatGCGAGTCCACAAAAACATATGAGCCAGGTTTTCAGTTTAGTGAGTATGTACGACAATATAAAGAGCCTTCCTCATCAACTAGTACACCAACGGAACACCGAGATCCTTTTGTATTTGAACCTTACACGAAAAGGTGTGTGAATTTACCATAATGCATTTAATGCTTTTAATTTTTTGCGACCATTGCAAATTCtcaattatgtttatttttaataaggAAATTGCTTATCAATGGATTTCGCTTAGGCCAGTTGTTTGCTTATGCCCACTACTCTATTCTCTATGTTAGATGTTACTTAAAATACCaatatgaaaaatgtaattaaagaattaaattaagttaaattaattttaagatgaccttttttatatacattacaTAATACTTTAATGAAATTTCTCTTTTTGGTTTTTAGTTATCCAAATAAGCAACGTAAACATAGCAGTCAATCAATAGAGGGCGATAGGCCTCCAGTATCAGGCTGGTATCTGGGTAAAGGTATGTACACTGCTATCCATAATTGTTCCACAACAAATTAGAAACAATCTACTTATTATAAGTAACTTAATATTATTGTCTTTGAGTCACAACAATGATATGCACACATTTTTACACATAATATTGCGATTGTTTTGTAGACAAGCACCACATAGCATTAAATGAAGCCTGGGCACCATCAGTGGTAGTTGAAGATCCTAACAGCACTAGTGGCAGTTCCAATCACGAAAGTTCACCGTCTGCTAGTCCTAGAAACTCCAGGCCATTAAAAAAGGCAATAGGGCAAAGTGCATTGTCATCAGAGGATGAGCTGGATGATCCATCAGAGCCAGAAATCAGTATGTTGTCTTtttaactaaagctctgtctacactatcaaactagtttgacaaataaagtgtgatgtgcccaaatatggtagtgatatgatgtcatcgtgtccatatgacatttgtttgtcacataatgtttgatagtgtagacagagattaatactaactttaaaaaaatgcatacTCTACTGGTGTGTACAGCCCCTATTTTAGATTCCATGACCACACCCTAATTAAATTGAAGCAATTTGGCTTAGCTATTTACCTTGGTAAGTTATCGCTTGCTTGGTGCGTAGGAACTAATAATTACCCAGGTAAATAAGCTAACTCTGAACAAGCCCATTGAAACACATACTGAGATTAACACAATCCTAACTACTTATTAATGGTAATGTTGTCAAATTTATGTAGCTCTTTTAAATTACAATCAACAGATGGTCCCAAAGCACTTAAAAATAAAGATTGGAGAAAAACAGATTAAAATTACAAAGAACAAAAAATTTATAAAGCTTAACAATCCTCTAATAGCAATTTAATagatttaaagaaaataaataatacttaaTTATTGCTATACTTTTATGTTAATTTAAGGGTCGCCAAATATGTTGCCAGCTTCATTCAAGAACATTACACTATCAAAAGCAGCATTAACGCATAACATACGCAAACTACTTGGTCCTTCAAAGTGTCGTGAGTGTGATGGCTATCTGTATTTTAATGGGGCAGAATGCGCTGATTGCGGGCTAGCATGCCATCGAAAGTGCCTTGAGATTTTAGCTATACAATGCGGCAAGAAACGGATACCAGGAAGAATGAACGTGTTTGGTGTTCCTTTGCAAGAACACTTGAAATTAACCAATAGAGATGTTCCGTTTATTCTTACTAAATGTATCTCGGCCATGGAAGAAAAATACATGGATATCAAGGTAGGGAAATGgtgattgttttaaaaattagttttaaatgttttatgtgtactaatttctttgtttatttcttATGTAAcataattgcaaaatatatttagttagttCAGTCCCTAAAAGTGCCCTAATGTCAACGTGGAACTCAACTCAACTGTGTCTACATGAGCACTCTTCGCAACTGAACAGGCACACAAAAAATGTCAACTTTCAGTTGCCTATATTCTACTTTTTCCGGAACTGAAAGGAACTTAGCACTTAAAATCGAGTCACGCATGCAGTATGTTGAATCGCGACCAGTAGAGATCAGTTTGATTTTATCCAAAAAGTCCTCACAAATACTGGTTCCTCTATACAACTATGAATCGCGCTGTGGTTTAAAGGTcacaaagttgaataaatatatCCCAATATAGGAATTTGATATAATACATACAAATACATATAATGCACTGTCTGTTTGTAAAgtttgtatacatttatttcagGGTATTTACAGATGTCCAGGTTTGAAACTGAAAGTTGAGAAGTTATGTCAAACATTTGAGAATGGTGGCGATCTAGTGGACTTATCAGAAACCTCGCCCCATCTCATCTCTAACGTTCTTAAACACTACCTAAGACAAGTCAGTATAATTATAGCTaactatttgtataataatagtattgctaaaaattaaatttaattagagttataaatatatatgttatatactcctgtgggacacccctattaattgGAAACTTTCATGTGAAACAAAAAAGAGGTAATACGTGTTTTAATACTATAGGACAACCCCATTCACTTGGTcgcaaaggtgtccccttaatagtggttcttctgtatgttaattattttagaaTTGTAATGTATTGTACATCATTGCTTTGGTTACATTCACTTATAGACTGTTATACTAAgtgtagttttatttttattattgtaatattgttatGTACTAGAACACAGTCATAGTATTTTATCctttgtattatataataaaacacatttttttaaaatcaaaatagcAGTTTATGACAGTTTGTTTGGAAATGATGTGTTAAaccttaatattaatttattatttatttgatttcattGCAGCTTCCAGAGCCTTTACTGACTTCTAAATTTTACCCACAATTCCACACGTTAGCAAGAGAAAGTCGTGAGTTAAAATTACCATTAGATGATCCAAAGTCTGTGAATAAGTTAAAGGATATAATTCACCAACTTCCACTTGCTAACTACCTATCTCTCAAGGAGTTGTTTTTACATCTAAAAAGGTAATTTTACTTAACTATTTAATGAGATTAAACTACAGTATGAGATTAATTGTGGAGCTTAGAGAAATGTTATACATTGAGAAAGAATAATtccaatttgtttatatattttatattttgcagAGTAACTCTCCATGAAAAGCGTAATGGTATGACAGCTAGTAATCTAGGAATTGTATTTGGACCTAATTTAATTAAAGAGTAAGTAAACACTGGCCATATGTTGGAATGCCTGGCCCATTCATATAACTGGCATGGGATGTATGTTTGCCTTTAACGTGTAGGCATGAGGGAATTTCAGTTTTGTTCACTTGTCCCAGGACAAGTAAGTTTTACTTGTCCACATTATATTACgcaatacattaaaaaaaacatagttgATTTcgatttctttatttaaaaactattaaaactatTTGTTGGACTCGGCTTCCGGATCGTaagtaggtcattgttctctgaaCCAGGGAGGTCCCTGTCCGAGCCTACTAAGTATTGTTAGTAACCCTTGAACGatgtattgttataattatcTATTATCGATCGTAGGGTTAGATATATCCCATGTTTAAGATTTTACATAGgcctttaaaattattatatatacagtataattaaatttactaCTAAAGCATGTTAATATTAAACATGCAcatcattttatatcataaaaccTTATCCCCTGCCTGGTGATACCGGGCACCTACCATGTGATACCGAACCCTACCTGGCGATACGGGCCCTACCTGCTGATACTGAGGCCCCTACCTGGCGTAGATTAATATGACCCAGGGCTAGGGTCTAGTGATTATTCCTACAGTTTCTGGAGTCCTTTTAATAAACACAATCTCCAGCGCGATCTATCATCTAAATAACTCTTAATATTATTGCAAAAAGTTTATACTTACTGTTTGGTCTTGCCACACCCTATAACATTATCCATTATTTCGATTTTAGTTCTGCACATGATATTTTGTCAGCCTTAGTGAACATGCCAGATAACAACAGAGCAGTGGAGCTACTTATACATAATGCACAGGTATGGCATTTctattgatatacagtattatataccAGCACCATTCAATTCACTGTATCCGATTGATTGATCGCCGGTCTTATTATTGCCATGCCATCGAACTATAGACCTGCTAAACTGCGCATATCTGTTTCCTTTATTATCTTCTTCAATACAATCGAATCCACACATGCTAGTCCTAGTCTAGCCTGCAGCTGACTTATTTTGAGGATTTAGTAAGTTTAGCGGCCAGTTAAAATATGAAGAAACAAATAAAGTATGCTTTGGTGAATATTTGTTGCATATCTGGAAGCGACGATTATCAAATGCAGGCCTTTTTTGTCTACTTCAACCAAGTCCATGTTATGCATTTGCTTCGGCCTAGCCTACAGCTAAATTACATGGTAtggtatataaaacaaatatttactggGCTTTCATCGAAACATGATAAAAAATATAGCCCTCAGTGATCTGGAGACTTTAATATATCCCTCGACTTCAGCTTGGGATATAGTATAGTCTCCAGATCACCTTGGGTTATATTTTTAACCATGCCCCTCAGcccagtcaatatctgtatactGTAGAACCTGTGACATCTTCTGAAGCTaacaaagtgttcccttaaaTGAGAAttgttaacattatttaatttgtagatATTTAATGTTGATGATACACCAGTAGAAGACATCATGTCTAGCTCCAACAACCCTTCTAGTCCAAGAATAAAACATTGTAAGTATACTAACATAGcttgcctgaaagctctgctttttcttgcttttttattttatcggAACTTGATTTAGTAATTTCCCTTTGgataaatttgtttaatatatattGCTTAACTATGAATCTAtcaatttataaacaattttttttcttttttagcgTCTCTAAACCAATCCTCCAACAACTCAACTGACGATCGTGGaagtaaaaagaaaagaaaaccaTTTAAATTGCGAACGCCACAAACAGAAGAATCTGATGGCGATGATGAATCTGGCTATCTTGAATGTAAGACtcttcattcaagtcatatttattttacttttatcgATAATACCTATTCGTAAAATGTATGAAATTAATGGTAAATTATTGCATTACATAAGGAAAGTCCATCAGAAGCCTGTTTTCtggaaaatgtatatattaaatgtatttaaaaaaatcattatttttcttttttgtgtgAATAACACAAAATCGAGAAATTTATATCACACCTTTAGACTGCGGACTGGCCCGGGAACGGAATCGGTATATCTATTCAAATTACAAAATAGCCTATTCTTCAGAATtcttcatgttttgggggacaatatatctttaagtaaataaaataaatgttattttttaatttaattttgtatattaaataacTTTTGTTTTACCGAATAGCTGGCGTTTGGGTTGGTGATAACATAAATTGTAAGCAAGACCTTCTTACGCCAACACCAACTCCTCCAccaagaaaaacaaattcacCGAAACAGAAAAGGTTAGGATCACCTAGTGCTGTAGTATTTCGATCTAAAGTAAGTCCAAGTCAGGAACACAATAGATTATCAGCACCACCACCAGTCAATATTGTTCGACACCAAGAAGTTGAAAGGTCAATGAGTGCCCCGATTGATGAATCATCATCTCATTCAGAAGGTTTACCGGGAATGGTTAGCGTACCAACGTCCCCGAGTG contains:
- the LOC140051024 gene encoding rho GTPase-activating protein 29-like, coding for MSAVGNKLFLPANKQQKRPPKSQPLTDGNQNQPNQATGSNGGLQKSSQIQTGNTESDTSSQRSSIGDVSTTSRDTLSPPDIISRTPTSENRLTRSPDTMVPSYIGMNQSQLTRGPSKSSSSTSLNSDILESQYNNQEEILHLTREVRQFQEALGAMRGIFSEDEELTESIQCKIQEQLKELLCILRSTLNRYPALTTQEINSSSLHLIKQVEGLFNDLNVPDKSKYFNAVDELASSFSTSVSEYLMGDVEQQYSASPILNAKSYDTIISGLNNNTESGLGPHSHLDVTEGRAFAVSSVCKEELEKTLFEVDQGVEIALDRAKVWSKYAKDIINFVEKRMHYQMEYTKNLAKLAMTTKPILKQGRFLAFQTAFICSLDQDVEYATNCEATCNQISGHKFVEQLEQRKLEHDKRRKEVRIRWHKMKKEMNDCKSNVEKSKQQYHTRHLEYEKARETTQRVESDALNLSGGVTNSKVEKRRKLEDEAQLRMKEAETTHKGCIAEANRKQQDMSNLKKELIIDLRESLDHCDQTMKAVTANYFQLQYTLSAPSPVQFDSLCESTKTYEPGFQFSEYVRQYKEPSSSTSTPTEHRDPFVFEPYTKSYPNKQRKHSSQSIEGDRPPVSGWYLGKDKHHIALNEAWAPSVVVEDPNSTSGSSNHESSPSASPRNSRPLKKAIGQSALSSEDELDDPSEPEIRSPNMLPASFKNITLSKAALTHNIRKLLGPSKCRECDGYLYFNGAECADCGLACHRKCLEILAIQCGKKRIPGRMNVFGVPLQEHLKLTNRDVPFILTKCISAMEEKYMDIKGIYRCPGLKLKVEKLCQTFENGGDLVDLSETSPHLISNVLKHYLRQLPEPLLTSKFYPQFHTLARESRELKLPLDDPKSVNKLKDIIHQLPLANYLSLKELFLHLKRVTLHEKRNGMTASNLGIVFGPNLIKDSAHDILSALVNMPDNNRAVELLIHNAQIFNVDDTPVEDIMSSSNNPSSPRIKHSSLNQSSNNSTDDRGSKKKRKPFKLRTPQTEESDGDDESGYLESGVWVGDNINCKQDLLTPTPTPPPRKTNSPKQKRLGSPSAVVFRSKVSPSQEHNRLSAPPPVNIVRHQEVERSMSAPIDESSSHSEGLPGMVSVPTSPSETLGLKPSPGSKRREPRFV